The DNA sequence AGCTTTATAAATAAAATTGAACTTTTCTGAAAGTTCAGCCTCTATTCCTAACTCTTCTTTTACTCTGCGTTTTGCACCTTCGAGATAGCTTTCACCATTTCGTGGGTGGGAGCATACTGCATTGGTCCATTGATTAGGTGAATGGTATTTTTCTGAAGCCCTCTTTTGCAAAAGCATTTCGCCTTTATCATTAAATAGAAATACTGAAAAAGCACGGTGTAGCAAGCCGTTAATATGTGCCTGCTGTTTTTCCATTAAACCTAAAACATTGTCTTCGGGATTTACTAAGACTACCAATTCTTCCATTCCTACAAATGTAAGTCTTATAAATGTATTTTGGAAATTTTTGGGAAAACATCATATGGATGCAAATTATTCGACTGAAACCTTAAAAGTTATGACTTCTATAGTTCAATGCTCCTTTTTTCTTTTCTCAATGCAGATGATGAAAAACCAAAATATTTCTTAAGCGTCTTATTCAAATGACTTCCATCCGTAAATCCCAGACTCCATGCAATCTCTTGTAGTGGAGTATTGGTATATCTTATTCTGTTTATTGCTATTTGAAGCTTTGTCTTGTGAATATATTCTTTTAACGATTCATTGGCATTTCTTTTAAAATATTCACTGAAATACTTTTGGGAAACATTGAACTTTTCTGAGAGATAAACAATGGACAGCAGATCTTCATTAATAATATTCTGGTTGATATGCTGAATAATCCCCGAAAATTTGCTTTCGTTCTTTTCT is a window from the Chryseobacterium sp. T16E-39 genome containing:
- the idi gene encoding isopentenyl-diphosphate Delta-isomerase, with product MEELVVLVNPEDNVLGLMEKQQAHINGLLHRAFSVFLFNDKGEMLLQKRASEKYHSPNQWTNAVCSHPRNGESYLEGAKRRVKEELGIEAELSEKFNFIYKADVGGGLWEHELDHVFVGNYDADFALNKEEVEEVKYISMADLDKEISNNPENFTEWFKIILEEYKHHF